The DNA region CATCTTATCTTGTCCAGCTTGAACTAATAAAGTTGGCTGCTTGACCGTTTTTAACTGATGAAACACTTCGGCAGAATAGTCACTGATTTCTGCTAATTGAATTGGTAGTGTCTTTTCAATTTCAGACATACGCTGTTCAACTTCACCATCTTCTGACCCTGCTCGTTTCATGTTAGTGCGAGCATAATATTTAAAGGTTGGTAAAATGTTAGTTTCGATTTCAGCTGCAATCGGTGAGCAGAAAATCCCTCCGCCAATGACTTGTTCAGGGTATCGTTCTAGTGCGCTCATAGCGAACACGCCGCCTAGTGATAAACCAAAAACTGCCACTTCGTCATAACCCTCATCTTTTAAGTGTTGCATGTGATTCACTAGTTGCTGATGCCAAGATTCTGGACCTGCTGCCAAAATATCCTCAGCTCTTTTTGTTCCATGTCCCGCAAACAACGGCATCAAAACTGTATAACCGTTGCTATTTAATACTCGACCTAATGATCTTACATCATTTGGATTGCCTGTATAGGCGTGCATCAAAACAACCGCACGTTTGCCACCTTTTAGAAAAACCGTTTCTGGTAGTTTTACATTGTTCGTTTCCATTCCATCCACTCCACACATCTAATATTAAAACCATACAAAAAGCCCCCTGAAAACAGGAGGCATTATTTTACTTAGAAGAAATAATCGCTAAAACAATTGCATTGATTACCCAAGCAAAACCTAAAACTGCAGTTGCTTTTTGCATAAACGCTTCGAAACCACGAGCTTTTTGTTTACCAAATAATTGATCTGCGCCACCTGTAAATGCACTAGCAGCACTATTCTGTTTGCTAGGCTGCATCATTACAGCAATAATAATTAAAACTGAAAGAACTAACATTAGTCCAACTAAAAAACTATACATAAGTGAAACCTCCCGTTACATTGAATTACTATTCGTTAATTCTACCATATTAGCTAAACAAAAGCTAGTAACCGTGAATTGTCAAATCCTTAATCAACTGCTTTCTGATTTAATTCATGGACCTCATCTACAGGATACTTTTCAGCATTTTTTGTTAATTTTTGTCGAACGATATCTTTTATATCTAAATCAAGATCGTCAGCTAACATCATTAAATAGATATAAACATCAGCAATTTCTTCTTGAATATTTTGTTTATTAACTGCTACTGCCTCTTTATCAGTTTTCCACTGGAAATTTTCTAATAATTCCGACGCTTCTAAACTAACAGATATAGCAAGATCTTTGTGACTGTGATATTGTCGCCAATCACGCTCATCACGAAATTGATTTATTTCTTTAAGTAAATCCTCCACTGGCTTTCCCTCCGAATCTTCTTTAATATTATTTTACTATTTTATTCTAAAAAATAAAGCTAAAAGGGTTAACATGCCCTTTTAGCTTTATTAATTATAAATAATTATTTTCTTTTAAAATAGTCTCGGCAGTAGCCATATTAATTTCGCTAACTAGTAGAATTGGACCTGTACACCCCATCCCACTTTCAGCATAAATATGACATTCCCACAGTTTTAGTACTGCATCTTCTAATTCCATCACATCAATACCCGATATTTGTTCTGTCACAACTTCTTTTGGAGGTTGCTCGATAGTTGTTGAAGATGTTTTTTCAACAGGCTGAAGATTTCGACAAATCGCTTTTAAGCCAGCTTTTTCGGCTAACTTATATTCCGCCGCGCTCAAAGATTGTAAATCAGCTTTTGCCATATCGTATGCATAGCTGAGTGCATTAGCTATTACTGGTGCACCACTAGCGCGGGAGACAATTAAAATATTTTGACAATAATCTTTTCCAACCCCAGGTCCGTAACCAAATCCTAATGATTCGAATTGTCCACCTGTTGTATAGCTAGAAAATAGTTTCATCAATAGATTCCCTGTTAAACTATCGCAAACCATCACGTCGCAACTACCAGTTAACAGATCATTCCCGCGCATAACTGCTCCGCCATCTTGCCGTTGGCTTTCACCGAAGGACAAAGAATAACCATTCATTACTAATTCTTTCAGGCTTCTTTCAACGGTCCTTGCCCCATCAACATTTAAGATACCCACAGTCGGGTTCGCATTACCCAAGGCCTTCGCTACTGCAATGCCGTTTATCGTATTATAAACCATTGCCTCATTGCGCACCTGGCTTGTTGTTCCTGTTGTTGTTGCAATCAACAGCTCTTTGCCTAGCGCAGGTGTCACGACGCGACCAACCGTAGCCACCCCAATCGGAAAATTATAATGTAACGTTACACAGGCTGAAATATACCCAGTTGTTAACAGTTCTTCCATTTTGGCATAGCCGGCTTCTTCAGTTTCGCAAACGATTGACTCAACGCCTTCCCATTGTACTTCTGATCCAATCGTTACAACATCAAACAATTGATTTTTACTGGCTATTTTTACAGCTTCTTCCATATTGGCAAGTCCTAATTCACTACCGTTTATTGTCAAACCTATTTTAAGATTAGAACCACTTTTTCCTGTTTCTAAGGATGTTGCAATTTCATCGAATACTTCTTTTATTTTCTCGTCGATTATCGTCATAGCCATCACCACCTAGGACTCCACTGACAGGCTGTCAGTGAACCCACGCAACGCTTTGGCTACTGCCGATTTAACTTCCGATTTCAAATCATTACTCACTTCTGATTTTTCCCCAGAATTTCGTTCGATGATTATTGATACGCCATCAAATAAATTGGTCATTCGCCCTAAGAACAACGAGCCTTTTCCTACAATCATCGCTCTGTCAAATGAACCAGTTGTCAAATCATCAATTGCAAATCCTAAATATGGCACGCCGCTTGGGATGTGGCCTTGAGTTGGTGCCCAACCAGGCATAGACTTTTCATTTACAAAGTTCATCAACTCTTTTTTCTCTAATTCTTTGCGTAAAACTCCCACGGCTGCTATCATTTTTAAGTTTGATTCTGGGACATCACCTGCACCAGCAGGTTTTGTAATGTCAGGATTTTGCATTTCAATTGAGTAGGCATCAATATCATGAACCGTCAATCCTGCTGCGTCAAGAGGCGCAGCGACTAAAGCAGTTGTTACTGCTTGCGGGCTTGATCCACTCGAAACCATATGGCGGCCAACCAAATCTGTTCTCAACACCGGATGTTCACCATCGTTTTCACTAATCAATGCAGCAAAAC from Vagococcus coleopterorum includes:
- a CDS encoding alpha/beta hydrolase, with the protein product METNNVKLPETVFLKGGKRAVVLMHAYTGNPNDVRSLGRVLNSNGYTVLMPLFAGHGTKRAEDILAAGPESWHQQLVNHMQHLKDEGYDEVAVFGLSLGGVFAMSALERYPEQVIGGGIFCSPIAAEIETNILPTFKYYARTNMKRAGSEDGEVEQRMSEIEKTLPIQLAEISDYSAEVFHQLKTVKQPTLLVQAGQDKMINPDDVYDVADELINSQPQIKWYPESGHVITIGPEKKEFEADVLLFINQLNWHYSLEA
- the secG gene encoding preprotein translocase subunit SecG encodes the protein MYSFLVGLMLVLSVLIIIAVMMQPSKQNSAASAFTGGADQLFGKQKARGFEAFMQKATAVLGFAWVINAIVLAIISSK
- the grdD gene encoding glycine/sarcosine/betaine reductase complex component C subunit alpha; the protein is MTIIDEKIKEVFDEIATSLETGKSGSNLKIGLTINGSELGLANMEEAVKIASKNQLFDVVTIGSEVQWEGVESIVCETEEAGYAKMEELLTTGYISACVTLHYNFPIGVATVGRVVTPALGKELLIATTTGTTSQVRNEAMVYNTINGIAVAKALGNANPTVGILNVDGARTVERSLKELVMNGYSLSFGESQRQDGGAVMRGNDLLTGSCDVMVCDSLTGNLLMKLFSSYTTGGQFESLGFGYGPGVGKDYCQNILIVSRASGAPVIANALSYAYDMAKADLQSLSAAEYKLAEKAGLKAICRNLQPVEKTSSTTIEQPPKEVVTEQISGIDVMELEDAVLKLWECHIYAESGMGCTGPILLVSEINMATAETILKENNYL
- a CDS encoding nucleotide pyrophosphohydrolase, which translates into the protein MEDLLKEINQFRDERDWRQYHSHKDLAISVSLEASELLENFQWKTDKEAVAVNKQNIQEEIADVYIYLMMLADDLDLDIKDIVRQKLTKNAEKYPVDEVHELNQKAVD